The Butyricicoccus intestinisimiae genome contains a region encoding:
- a CDS encoding solute:sodium symporter family transporter has protein sequence MAFTLITFVAFTILVAVISYVKTKGDDQTTADGYFLAGRGLPGFVIAGSLLLTNLSAEQLVGTNGQTWAVGMSPMAFEVLAATALIVLALWAAPRYLKSGITTIPELIGLRFDRSTKLWFCIAYIILYLVVQIPVILYSGSLVFENIFNLSGLLGITKFQSICVLCIAISVVGSIYAIFGGLKAVAVSDTVNGVGLLIGGLMIPFFALNVLGHAAGSESTIAILDGWKYLVANHADKLNSIAPINAEAPAVPWPTVFTGLVFLGLQSWCTHQSFIQRVLAAENLKEAQKGALYCAFLKIAGFMFLALPGVIAYALFELQGDQVSMMDDAYPHLVTQVIPAPLMGFFAAVMFGAILSSFNSVLNSVNTMFTMDIYHEYINPKASEEKLVDVGKKIGIVFAVATTIVGPMVYFFPAGLKTFLDSFVMLIGLPVLSAVFGGFFFKYLPKYAAKVIMVFHVVVYGLFMLLAPSYPGGGTMHYLYAVAVLWPIELIIMAIMNKRNKKAHPDMQAWEQQDVKAVDLTPWKYRKVVSIVVLICVVAVYIFFSPLGIGVA, from the coding sequence ATGGCATTTACACTGATTACATTTGTTGCATTTACCATTCTGGTTGCTGTCATCTCCTATGTGAAAACAAAAGGTGACGATCAAACAACCGCAGACGGATATTTTCTGGCGGGTCGAGGCCTGCCGGGCTTTGTCATTGCAGGCTCGCTGCTGCTGACCAATCTATCCGCCGAACAGCTTGTCGGCACCAATGGCCAGACTTGGGCTGTTGGTATGAGTCCGATGGCATTCGAAGTGCTGGCGGCAACGGCATTGATTGTGCTGGCGCTGTGGGCAGCGCCGCGGTATCTGAAGAGCGGCATCACAACCATTCCGGAATTGATTGGTCTGCGTTTTGACCGTTCCACCAAGCTGTGGTTCTGCATTGCATATATTATTTTGTATCTGGTTGTTCAGATTCCGGTTATCCTGTATTCCGGTTCACTGGTATTTGAAAATATCTTCAATCTGTCGGGACTGTTGGGCATCACCAAGTTCCAGTCGATCTGTGTTCTGTGTATTGCAATCAGCGTTGTCGGATCTATTTACGCTATCTTCGGCGGACTCAAGGCGGTTGCCGTTTCGGATACAGTCAACGGTGTCGGCCTGCTGATTGGCGGTTTGATGATTCCATTTTTTGCGCTCAATGTACTGGGTCACGCTGCCGGCAGTGAGAGCACCATTGCCATTCTGGACGGCTGGAAGTATCTCGTTGCCAATCATGCAGATAAGCTGAACTCTATTGCACCGATCAATGCAGAGGCTCCGGCTGTTCCGTGGCCGACGGTATTCACTGGTCTGGTGTTCTTGGGCTTACAGTCTTGGTGCACGCATCAGTCGTTTATTCAGCGTGTTCTCGCCGCAGAAAATTTGAAAGAAGCACAGAAGGGTGCACTGTATTGTGCCTTTTTGAAAATCGCAGGCTTTATGTTCCTTGCTCTGCCTGGTGTCATTGCATATGCGCTGTTTGAACTGCAGGGAGATCAGGTTTCTATGATGGATGATGCATATCCGCATCTGGTTACACAGGTAATTCCGGCACCGCTCATGGGCTTCTTTGCTGCGGTTATGTTCGGCGCGATTCTGTCCTCGTTTAACTCGGTACTCAACTCCGTCAACACCATGTTCACCATGGATATTTATCATGAGTATATCAATCCAAAGGCATCGGAAGAAAAGCTCGTCGATGTCGGCAAGAAGATTGGCATTGTATTCGCAGTCGCTACAACAATTGTTGGCCCGATGGTATATTTCTTCCCGGCAGGACTCAAGACCTTCTTGGATTCGTTTGTTATGCTGATTGGTCTGCCGGTTCTGTCTGCAGTATTTGGCGGTTTCTTCTTCAAGTATCTGCCAAAGTATGCGGCAAAGGTTATTATGGTGTTCCATGTCGTTGTATATGGTCTGTTTATGCTTCTTGCTCCGTCTTATCCGGGCGGCGGCACCATGCATTATCTGTATGCGGTTGCTGTCCTGTGGCCGATTGAGCTGATCATCATGGCGATTATGAACAAGCGCAACAAAAAAGCACATCCGGACATGCAGGCATGGGAGCAGCAGGACGTCAAGGCTGTCGATCTGACCCCGTGGAAGTACCGCAAGGTTGTTTCGATTGTTGTCCTGATTTGTGTTGTCGCTGTATATATCTTCTTCTCCCCGCTGGGAATCGGTGTAGCATAA